One stretch of Candidatus Bathyarchaeia archaeon DNA includes these proteins:
- a CDS encoding archaellum operon transcriptional activator EarA family protein, whose translation MSDNSEVIRQTILRQLSYDSCCRIHIHRECCVALGLSVEPLCNEKNQRIRICKDLTDNQFNKEFDKLINEGFVQKLTEAKGYAFYSLTEDGKKLVEDSS comes from the coding sequence ATGTCAGATAATAGCGAAGTCATAAGACAAACAATTCTACGCCAACTAAGTTATGATTCCTGTTGTCGAATTCACATTCATCGTGAATGCTGTGTTGCATTAGGACTAAGCGTAGAACCATTATGTAACGAAAAAAATCAAAGAATCCGTATATGCAAAGACCTTACAGACAACCAATTTAACAAAGAATTTGATAAATTAATCAATGAAGGTTTTGTTCAGAAATTAACTGAAGCAAAGGGATACGCTTTCTATAGCTTGACAGAAGATGGAAAGAAATTAGTTGAAGACTCTTCGTGA
- a CDS encoding DUF5752 family protein → MIEQETKILKLMSEITGRMDMTEFAKKTDLTPNQIVGHMQQLAKEGFLRKVGGGYALTAKAKKVLKASEPVPENLKFQFYVALGQPLNVWAGSIQEFLEVIPTVDAASLEFHVGRDDFENWLRNAVGDADFAEELAKLKSNNPKGEELRAAILAAAQKNNYL, encoded by the coding sequence TTGATTGAACAAGAAACAAAAATTTTGAAGCTCATGAGCGAAATCACGGGGCGCATGGACATGACAGAGTTCGCCAAAAAAACCGACCTGACCCCTAACCAGATTGTTGGGCACATGCAGCAGCTCGCCAAAGAGGGCTTTCTCCGAAAAGTCGGCGGAGGCTACGCCCTGACCGCGAAGGCGAAAAAAGTCCTCAAAGCCTCCGAGCCAGTGCCTGAAAACCTCAAATTCCAGTTCTACGTCGCATTGGGTCAACCACTTAATGTTTGGGCGGGAAGCATCCAAGAGTTCCTTGAGGTAATCCCAACCGTGGATGCTGCTTCACTGGAGTTCCACGTTGGCAGGGACGATTTTGAGAATTGGCTTCGAAACGCCGTGGGTGATGCCGACTTCGCAGAGGAGCTGGCAAAACTCAAAAGCAACAACCCCAAAGGCGAAGAGCTTAGA